Genomic DNA from Hymenobacter jejuensis:
AAGCTGGAATCGCTAGTAATCGCGTATCAGCAATGACGCGGTGAATACGTTCCCGGGCCTTGTACACACCGCCCGTCAAGCCATGGAAGTCTGGTAGACCTGAAGCTGGTGCTCGTCACAGAAGCCAGTTAGGGTAGAACAGGTAACTGGGGCTAAGTCGTAACAAGGTAGCCGTACCGGAAGGTGCGGCTGGATCACCTCCTTTCTGGAGCGGTCTTGCTTATGACGTTGTTAATCACATCGATAAAATGGTCTTTTATCCATTCGTTCATCCTTCATTCAAATAATATTCTTCGGATTCGATGTTTATCGAAACCCGGGCTTGTAGCTCAGGTGGTTAGAGCGCTACACTGATAATGTAGAGGTCCGTGGTTCGAGTCCACGCAGGCCCACTGAACATAGCGGAACGGCCGCTGGGAATTCAACATGGGGGATTAGCTCAGCTGGCTAGAGCACCTGCCTTGCACGCAGGGGGTCAACGGTTCGAATCCGTTATTCTCCACTGAATTGAAGGTGTTCCAAGTGGGAACACAGAATTCAATATTATATACAGAAGTGGTTTGCCTATACGGGCGCCTCCTCTGCGCTGCTCCCAACGGGGGGCACACGTTCTTTGACGTAGTGTAACGAGTAAGAAGAAAAGGCCGGGCCCAACAGCCCGGCCCCAAGCGCTCTGTGCGTTCAGCGCACAGAGGCCAAGAAGTAAGCAAGGGCACACGGGGGATGCCTAGGCTCTCAGAGGCGACGAAGGACGTGATAAGCTGCGATAAGCACTGGGGAGGAGCACATATCCGCTGATCCGGTGATTTCCGAATGGGGCAACCCCCCTGCTTGAAGAGCAGGGACTGTGCCTTGTATGAGGCACGGGGCAAACCCGGGGAACTGAAACATCTAAGTACCCGGAGGAACAGAAAATAACTAATGATTCCCCAAGTAGTGGCGAGCGAACGGGGACAAGCCCAAACCAAGCCGGTTACGGCCGGCCTGGGGTTGTAGGACCGCAACATCTGATTACCCAATCTTAGCCGAACGACGTGGGAAAGTCGATCACAGAGGGTGAGAATCCCGTAAGCGAACGGATTGGGTACGGTAGCGGATTCCTGAGTAGGGCGGGACCGGAGAAATCCCGTTTGAATCCGGCGGCACCATCCGCCAAGGCTACATACTCCTGAGAGACCGATAGTGAACCAGTACCGTGAGGGAAAGGTGAAAAGAACCGCGAATAGCGGAGTGAAAAGAACCTGAAACCGTGTGCTTACAAGCGGTCGGAGCCCTTTTGTGGGGTGACGGCGTGCCTTTTGCATAATGAGCCTACGAGTTACTCTTCTCCGGCAAGGTTAAGTGCTTGGAAGCACGGAGCCGCAGCGAAAGCGAGTCTGAACAGGGCGCGAAGTCGGGGGAGGTAGACGCGAAACTTTGTGATCTACCCATGGGCAGGGTGAAGGTTGGGTAAAACCAACTGGAGGCCCGAACCAGTTTCCGTTGAAAAGGATTTGGATGACCTGTGGGTAGGGGTGAAAGGCCAATCAAACTGAGAAATAGCTCGTACTCCCCGAAATGTATTTAGGTACAGCGTCGGCGTGGAGTCAGCGGGAGGTAGAGCTACCGATAGGACTAGGGGGTGTCACAGCCTACCGAATCCTGACGAACTCCGAATGCCCGTTGATATAGCCGGCAGTGAGGCTTGGGGTGCTAAGGTCCCAGGCCGAGAGGGAAAGAACCCAGACCATCCGCTAAGGTCCCTAAATTCGGACTAAGTTGAACAAAGGAGGTCCAGTTGCTTTGACAGCCAGGATGTTGGCTTGGAAGCAGCCATTCATTTAAAGAGTGCGTAACAGCTCACTGGTCGAGCGACAGGGCATCGATAATACGCGGGCATCAAGTCCGGTACCGAAGCGATGGATTTCTACTTTGGTAGAAGTGGTAGGGGAGCATTCTGGTCAGCGGTGAAGTCGTCCTGTCAGGGACGGTGGAGCGGCCAGAAAAGCAAATGTAGGCATGAGTAACGATAAGGCCGGTGAGAAACCGGCCCGCCGATAGACTAAGGTTTCCTGCTCAACGCTAATCGGAGCAGGGTTAGTCGGGACCTAAGGCTACGCCGAGAGGCTACGTCGATGGACAGCGGGTTGATATTCCCGCACTTATCCAGTGGAGTGATGCAGTGACGCAGAAGTGAAAGCACCGCGGGCGGACGGAAGTGCCCGTTGAAGCGCGTAGGTATAGGGACGGTAGGTAAATCCGCCGACTTTGCTGAAACGTGATAGTACCCGGCGGCCTCGGCCAACGGGATAGCGTGCCTAATCAGACTGCCAAGAAAACCTGCTAAGCGTTTACCGCTGGATAACCCGTACCGCAAACCGACACAGGTAGTCAAGGAGAGCATCCTGAGGCGCTCGAGTGAATCACGGCCAAGGAACTCGGCAAAATGGTCCTGTAACTTCGGGAGAAGGGACGCTTCCTCTGCGCAAGCAGAGAAGCCGCAGTGAAAAGGCCCAGGCGACTGTTTAACAAAAACACATGACTTTGCGAACGCGCAAGCGGAAGTATAAGGTCTGACACCTGCCCGGTGCCGGAAGGTTAAGAGGGGAACTTAGTCGCAAGGCGAAGGTTTGAATCGAAGCCCCGGTAAACGGCGGCCGTAACTATAACGGTCCTAAGGTAGCGAAATTCCTTGTCGGGTAAGTTCCGACCTGCACGAATGGTGTAACGATCTGGGCGCTGTCTCAGCCGTGAGCTCGGTGAAATTGTAGTCTCGGTGAAGATGCCGAGTACCCGCAACGGGACGGAAAGACCCCGTGCACCTTTACTATAGCTTGCCATTGACGCTGGGCAACACATGTGTAGGATAGGTGGGAGGCGTTGAGCCGGGGCCGCTAGGTCTCGGGGAGCCGACGTTGAAATACCACCCTTGTGTTGCTCGGTGCCTAATCTGGAACACGGAAACAGTGGCTGGTGGGTAGTTTGACTGGGGTGGTCGCCTCCAAAAAAGTATCGGAGGCTTTCAAAGGTCCGCTCAGTACGCTTGGTAACCGTACGCAGAGCGCAATAGCAGAAGCGGGCTTGACTGTGAGGCCTACAAGCCGAGCAGGGTCGAAAGACGGATATAGTGATCCGGTGGTTCCGCATGGAAGGGCCATCGCTCAAAGGATAAAAGGTACGCCGGGGATAACAGGCTGATCTCCCCCAAGAGCTCATATCGACGGGGAGGTTTGGCACCTCGATGTCGGCTCGTCACGTCCTGGGGCTGGAGAAGGTCCCAAGGGTTCGGCTGTTCGCCGATTAAAGTGGCACGCGAGCTGGGTTCAGAACGTCGTGAGACAGTTCGGTCCCTATCTGTTGCGGGCGTTGGACATTTGAGAGGACCTGTCCTTAGTACGAGAGGACCGGGATGGACCAGCCGCTAGTGCACCGGTTGTGGCGCCAGCTGCAGCGCCGGGTAGCTACGCTGGGATGAGATAAGCGCTGAAAGCATCTAAGTGCGAAACTCACCTCAAGATGAGATGTCCCAATTGAAGGGTCGTGGGAGATGACCACGTTGATAGGCGGCAGGTCTACCGGCAGAAATGCCGCAGCCGAGCCGTACTAATGACCCGAACGCTTCGGGCACCCCGCTTGGGGCCCCTGTTCTTCTTACCCGTTGCCTGCGTCAACGTTTTTTGGGGTGCCCTGAACCCGCACCCCCGCCAGCAATGGTGGCTTTAGCCCGGGGGTTCACCTCTTCCCATTCCGAACAGAGCCGTTAAGCCCCGGAGCGCCCATGGTACTGCCTTCACCGGCGGGAGAGTCGGTCGCCGCCAACCTTGTTGTTTTGCCCGCGGCCCCCGCCCCCGCGTCCCTGCCCCGCTTCGGGGGCCAGGGATGCGGGGCGGGGGCCGCCCCGCGTTTACCCCTCCTCGCAAGCTAGTCTGATATCGAGATGCAAGGAAAGTAGAAAGTGACCTCTAAAACATCTTTAGTTATGAAGCCTTGGTGCCGTTAACGGTATCAGGGCTTTTTTTATAGCATTTACCTATTTTACAAGACGGAACGGACCAAAGTTTAGACGAATCATATCTTTAACGCGTTTCTTGTATTATTACCGGCTTTTGAAAGAATTAGGTCCAAATGTCAATTACATATCCTTGGTTTTTGTTGAGTTTGGTTACGTTAGGTGTTCCAGTATTAATACACCTCTTTGAATTACGACGACCTCAAAGACTAGCTTTTACGAACGTTGGTTTCATCCGAGAAGTGAAACTTATTAGCGCAAAGCAGAGGAAGTTAAAGCACATCATAGTACTCTTAGCACGTATTGGATGTTTGTTTTTCCTGATTCTTGCTTTTGCTCAGCCTTTTATCCCTGCCTCGAAAGAACAAAAAACGACTGGAAGCGCTATCGCTGTACTTATCGACAACTCGCCTAGTATGCAGGCGAGAGGTAATAATGAACAGTCGGTTTTTGATGACGCTGTGGAGCAAGCTCAAGGTTTGCCTAATGCTTTTGTAAATAATACTAGCTTTTTGCTTCAAGAAGGACCTAAGAGTATACTGAACGCTTCTGCTTACCAAGCTGCACTCAAACAGCTTACTATTTCAGGACAAGCTCGTAGTTTAAAGTCAGCGATTGCACAAACTAATTTTAGTAGAAGTAGAATAGCGCAAACATTTATTATTTCCGATTTTCAGAAGAATGCCTTCTCTCCTCAGTTTTTGCGAGGTGTAGATTCCACTAAAGATGTATTGTTGGTGCCAATAGCTTCACAAGAAGCTGCTAATGTGTATGTTGATAGCATTGCGCTAGATGATGCTTTCGTGCGTTCTGGGAACAACATTTCTTTAAAAATAAGAGTCCGCAATGGCGGTAATGCACTTGCTAAGGATGTTCAGGTAAAGCTTTTCATTGCTGAGCAACAAGCAACAGTATATCGTGCTACAATAGAAGCTGGAAAGACGTCAACTTCTGTTGTGCAGGTTCGCCTCACTGAAAATGGCCTTCGGAAGTGTCGTGTTGAGGTTGAGGATTTTCCGGTGACGTTCGATAACACGTATTACTTCACGCTGCAACCGTCTCCTCAGATCAAAGTACTAGGCATCGGCAACACCACGGCTGCTCTCGAGCAGTTGTATGGAAATGAGCCATTATTTGCATTCACAGCTAGCCAGCCTCAGTCTACAAATTATCGTT
This window encodes:
- a CDS encoding BatA domain-containing protein, with the protein product MSITYPWFLLSLVTLGVPVLIHLFELRRPQRLAFTNVGFIREVKLISAKQRKLKHIIVLLARIGCLFFLILAFAQPFIPASKEQKTTGSAIAVLIDNSPSMQARGNNEQSVFDDAVEQAQGLPNAFVNNTSFLLQEGPKSILNASAYQAALKQLTISGQARSLKSAIAQTNFSRSRIAQTFIISDFQKNAFSPQFLRGVDSTKDVLLVPIASQEAANVYVDSIALDDAFVRSGNNISLKIRVRNGGNALAKDVQVKLFIAEQQATVYRATIEAGKTSTSVVQVRLTENGLRKCRVEVEDFPVTFDNTYYFTLQPSPQIKVLGIGNTTAALEQLYGNEPLFAFTASQPQSTNYRSLATANLVVLQELPRVDASLRESLTRALQQGTSIVIVPPAGAVGHDTYNQLFRELGIGVVQWEERSSGAPELQEMATPSPQNPFFKDVFAAQNRQPIMPKAAPVLRWSRSGSDVLQMRDGSGYLAGFSNGQAAVYLFSAPFNTTYSDFTSHVLFVPVMYRLAMQSYRSDQQIAYRLNQRAVAFTLPQSVLQKADQVFKLTKDSLSFIPAQRIQAGVLRFDVPSGMTEPGFYALEQNGKKLATLAFNFDKRESELAQYSADDLRKMIGPDQPNIHVYDPAKGGSVASQYRAERVGKPLWRYCLWISLAFLLLEVLTIRAKPKVQANRPAVAA